From Trypanosoma brucei gambiense DAL972 chromosome 5, complete sequence:
TAGAGATGAGACGtctctcccttctgtttcttctcaCTTGAACCCACATGTGGTGCGCTTCATTTCTGATGTTAAATCACGTCAttataaatttttaaaacaTGTACCGCCACCATCACCAGCgcgtttccctcccccctcctcctccgttattttcttttttttttttaaataaatacacGCGTATCCCTTAATTATTTCCCTTAACCAAATGCATTCCCCTCATTCAAAAATCACTTATcatttccccatttttttcatcGGCGCTTTTGGCGCTTTTGGCGTTGTTTTAttctctgctttttttttctcttttcaacATTGCGGTCAGTTGATTGGTTCCGTTATTTCTTCAATGAGCcacattcatatatatatattttttttttattttattttattttttctcacgCCCTCACACAACCAGACACACATCCAAATgcgtttatatatatatatatatatatacatgtatttatgtatttatgtatttatatgagcgtcttcttttcttttcttttctttttctttcctcctttccgaAACATTTAATCAAATATTCGCTACACGTTTTAtcatctctctttctctcgttttctttcctctttttttttcttttattttttcatccTCCTCGCTTCATATTGTGCCGTACACCTCTCTAAGCagcgtttaaaaaaaaaaaaaagacgaaaaacaaaacaaaacaatcacacacattttttttttaaaaaaaatcatttgtTGCGCTAGCGCTGTTTTGGCGTTTCCAAACAAACGCATGGGGTTAAATGCGCACATACGCACATACGCACGTATGTAgtcataagaaaaaaaaaaaacacagaacaGCAaattataaataataaataacggtaagaagcaacaaaaactattataataattttgaagaagaaaaatacaaaaaagaaaaaaaaactatctCCTGCAAATCGAAATCtcgaaggagagaaagagagaaagaaaactgTGCGAACGCTCGCACTTACACGACCATgtaagtaaatatatataaatatataaatatatataaatatatatatatatatatatatatatacataccaTTACACCTTTGTAGGAAATACTAACTCACCTCGTAATACTCCACATGAGTGGCCCGCGCCTGCAGAAGGGACAATTGCCCAAAAGTTGTGCATCTCCAACGCATAAAATGTTTCCACAACACAAAAGCTCCACAAAACAACCTTCAGGTGGAGCCTCTAAACATACACCACACACATCCTCCGATTCTCCAAAAGGTGCTGATGACTGCAGAAAAGCTGGTGGGACAAGTTGAACAGCGGGGGGCACCGATataaccttttcttttccacctccTTGCGAAACTGTGGATGAAGCCAAAGTAGACAAGGAAGCATTTGCTGCATCTCTTTgctcaccatcaccatcaccatcaccatcatcactaGAATATCCTCGCCTAAGTTGGTTCCCTCCACCACCAtaaacattattattaatattattattattattattgtcattgttgttattatgacTACTATTACCATTACTATTTCCCTCCCTCTGTAAGTTGGCAGCACCGACACGGTTAAGGCTTGGGCATCTGCTACCACTATGACGCCCAGCCAAAAGAATATTTGCATTTGCCTCTGCAACACTACTGCTGAAGGGTTCAGATGAGGTGGCACTACGCTCTGCCATTTCTATTCCCCTCCGTGTGGGTGCCATTACATTTGATTCTGCTGCATATGTCACCGCTATGGTGCTTGCCGCTGGAGAATTCATTCCCGTTCCCGTTCCCGttactcttcttctttcttctgttgttgttgatgggGGTGTTGGGGATTGCAGTAGCCGGCGTTGTCCAGCAGCATGCATTACCTTAAGGAGTGTTGGTTGCGAGAGTTTTATTGCCCGCCTCCGCTTGTTGCTGTCGTTGATGTCTGTCACGTCCACGTGTTTGCTCTCTGTTAGCGTTGATTTCGAAGgcaaaagggaaagcaaaagaagaaaaataaaataaaatactgGAAATACAGAAAATATTAACAGTGAATACGTAAAGTTTGTACTAGAGGCATGAAAACGGCAGAAACCGCGACTACCTTCTCCTCGGACACCTTTACACGTTTCTCATTAAGCACTGCAAttccctttccaccactCAACAAATAACATACAAATAACGTGACTGTTTCAATCTCACCGGATGACCTGGAAAGAAGCGCCCGCGATGGAAGTGTCTTCGTGACGCCCATCACACAACACAATCgaactgtaaaaaaaaaaaaaaaaaatgcgacCTAACTTTGTGTCCCTCATTTGTTCCTTTCAATATTTAATTGCATGGGGAATGTAATTATGGGAAAGCGCGTTGCGActgcacaaatatatatataacaggTTGCCGTAGCGTACCCCATTATGTAGATGTCAACGTGTCCCAATGAGCAACGCCTTAGTATTTATGTCTCCGCTACTGGCCGTCACCACCGttgcatttcctccacaaCTCACCGaccgaaagggaaaaaaaaaaaactgagaaCGGAAAAGACGCTTTCCGGTGCGAATAACGAAGAAAACTGTTAGGAAGGGAGCGCCCACTTGGGTAAAGCCAAAAAAACGATATTTGCTCTTCCCTTTCGTGCGTAACCCCTCTCCTTGAGCTATGGAACAACAATTGTGCCATGTGCCAAACGATGCTCGAAGTCACAAGTAACCGGCCATAAGTAACTGCGACGCACGGCAGCGAAAGCAATCTCCATGTGTAACTAGTAACCACAGCGCACATATATACGcatatgtgcatatatatatatatatatatatatatatttataaacaTGTGGGTGGGTGGGTGAACCCCGTTCAAACCATTTCACTCCCCTCCCATCAGCCTCCATTTCAGTGTAATCCttattccttttcattttgcGGTGCTGGCTGATGTTGAttatgctgctgttgtttctccAAATGTTGTTTCAGCAACTTTCGTTCCCTGTTTAACACGATAAGCTCCCGCCGCTCTCGCTTCGTCATGCGATTTCCCCGTGTCTCACTCGTGCAAACCGCTGCTGAGGTTTCAGGAAAATAAAGCGAGGGTGATGACTGCACCAATGATGGAGATGCTAACGCACCTCCCGCAACCTCTAATACCCCGGGCACCGATGAGCATatttcaccaccaccatcctCCTTATTTTCATCCTTCCGCACATCGCACTTATTTCCTCCAGTTATTCCCATATCCAACTGTGCTGAGTGAAACCGCTGCGACGCCACACGTTTTCGCATAAGCTTCTCTCGGTAATGCATGTACGCTTCATTATCCGGAAGTTCCGTCTGGTCCATCAACTCTCTCAAGTCAGGGACTCCACTTGAGCCCATGCACATTTCCCGAACCGGCCTGACAGCAGGTGGGGGATGCGTCTTCACAAAGACAAGCAAACGGCGTACAATTTTTAAGGAAACGCGCTGCGGGATATTGTATAACAACTGAAGCGAAGGGTGAGATGGAAGCTCCTCGCTGCAGTAATGTACACTACTACTTGGATACCATAACACGAGACGGCCTCCCATTACCAGAGCCTCCGCAGCAAATAACATGAGATCCAGCACAATGTCACTGACGGCGTAGGAGGTTGATGGCGTCTCAACTGCTGTGGTTTTGGCTGACCTTGCATCATCATTCATTTGATTCTCACATCCTTCATCATCGCGTCCCTCGCCACAGGTGTCTCTAGCGTTAGAAGTATTTTTCACGGGGAGTTCAGTATTCAAAGAGATTGGCGTTTCGTTCAACACCTTCCCCATCGATTGCTGCCCACTACCATCTTCACTAATTTCACGCAGCCTGTGAGCATTTCCTCCGCTGCCTTTATTTCCCTCATCATTATGTGATGCCACCGCCACACGCCCTCGTCCCTCGTTATCACCCGTACTCATCGCCACAGTATTCGTTTGCTTCGGTGCTGCACTTTTACGTGGCTCACGTATACCGTACGGAGGATCCGTTACGATGGCGTCAAGAAACCCCTCGCACAAGCGCGCTTCACTCACGGCTGCCATGCCCAACCCGTCACTGACGTTGTTGCTTGCGTCATTGCTGCCATCACGGCTAACATCATTCGTAACATTACTGATGCATGGACCGTTAGCAGTGCTCCCAAAACCCTCGAAATTCGCGGCAACATTTTTAAGAGAGCCGCCACGTCCCCAACCCCTCAGGCGTAGAGTCTTTTCCCATAGTGCAAAATTCATCCGCACCCGTTCTGGTGGATTCAAACCGTAAATCTTAAAATTCGTCCTAACGGTGGGACCCTCAAGTGCCTCCTCCAGTGGAACACCGGCACGTTGAAGAGCCTCCTCCCCTAAAGCTCGCACTGCTGCAGCCcgctgttgtcgttgtt
This genomic window contains:
- a CDS encoding methyltransferase, putative, which gives rise to MLFFCWFACSPTLTPFCVAELQSAASALGETIELLHRPPWLHADSTLSLFCVFEAASVDVVRGVAARCMLVRAIYQLIAAAATMEGLLLVCESHCRNVSITAFEHTSDQLNIHKNCVHGVCGAADAADGRAGGSKVAHGSGGAKCDNNPASNMSGNDGSDSATAFADKTVLSCYSTRAGCNGVGECSRCVYNRDSLVGPPLLKQLYQVSQVSIPHKVKEGEEMGRRGSDTNINASDTKGHGADKRDAVSVRVETVGRHYSAEEKDALAIRLADAIGISLSATCGCKKQKSEKDEEVRESGLPCEDIFLILEHAVENAPPGAKAGWSPSGPVQRVLCGTFVVGSSRQGLLTRYSLQCRPYIGTTSMPPEPAFVMAHLACVRRGSFVFDPFAGTCGVLVAAAHYGAVTFAGDVDGRAMQRGTQRGLRSAQQRQQRAAAVRALGEEALQRAGVPLEEALEGPTVRTNFKIYGLNPPERVRMNFALWEKTLRLRGWGRGGSLKNVAANFEGFGSTANGPCISNVTNDVSRDGSNDASNNVSDGLGMAAVSEARLCEGFLDAIVTDPPYGIREPRKSAAPKQTNTVAMSTGDNEGRGRVAVASHNDEGNKGSGGNAHRLREISEDGSGQQSMGKVLNETPISLNTELPVKNTSNARDTCGEGRDDEGCENQMNDDARSAKTTAVETPSTSYAVSDIVLDLMLFAAEALVMGGRLVLWYPSSSVHYCSEELPSHPSLQLLYNIPQRVSLKIVRRLLVFVKTHPPPAVRPVREMCMGSSGVPDLRELMDQTELPDNEAYMHYREKLMRKRVASQRFHSAQLDMGITGGNKCDVRKDENKEDGGGEICSSVPGVLEVAGGALASPSLVQSSPSLYFPETSAAVCTSETRGNRMTKRERRELIVLNRERKLLKQHLEKQQQHNQHQPAPQNEKE